Proteins encoded together in one Candidatus Poribacteria bacterium window:
- a CDS encoding type II toxin-antitoxin system HicB family antitoxin, with product MQPFKIIVEKHTDGYVAYPLGLKGVVIGQGNTYTESVEDVTSAIRFYIETFGKEELEIEEPALDVFVTEVNI from the coding sequence ATGCAACCCTTTAAGATTATTGTCGAAAAACATACCGATGGTTATGTCGCCTATCCACTGGGATTGAAAGGGGTCGTCATAGGACAAGGCAACACCTACACGGAAAGTGTTGAAGACGTAACTTCGGCAATTCGATTTTATATTGAGACTTTCGGAAAAGAAGAACTCGAAATCGAGGAACCCGCCCTAGACGTTTTTGTAACTGAAGTGAATATCTAA